The following are encoded in a window of Kineosporia sp. NBRC 101731 genomic DNA:
- a CDS encoding ATP-binding protein translates to MSTTRRSTASRRSGRQAVPALSAWRRETWALTAMATWVLQAGDAARVPAVRHQVIAALRCRAALGSDLDSAQIVVAELLTNTFAHTPGPAWVTLSWNGSHPLLSVADIGPGFGRRPELLDGMHRLVPRLPDDDLSEHGRGLYLVAQLTHDLVVTPRPAGGCVVSATLRLRHR, encoded by the coding sequence ATGAGCACCACCCGGCGGTCCACGGCCTCCCGGAGATCCGGCCGCCAGGCCGTCCCGGCCTTGTCCGCCTGGCGCCGCGAGACCTGGGCCCTGACCGCCATGGCCACCTGGGTGCTGCAGGCGGGCGACGCGGCGCGGGTACCGGCCGTGCGGCACCAGGTGATCGCCGCCCTGCGCTGCCGGGCCGCCCTGGGTAGCGACCTGGACTCGGCGCAGATCGTCGTGGCGGAACTGCTGACCAACACGTTCGCCCACACTCCAGGACCGGCCTGGGTGACGCTGAGCTGGAACGGCTCGCATCCCCTGCTGAGTGTGGCCGACATCGGGCCGGGCTTCGGCCGCCGGCCGGAACTCCTCGACGGGATGCACCGGCTGGTGCCGAGGCTCCCCGACGACGACCTCTCCGAGCACGGGCGCGGGCTCTACCTGGTCGCGCAGCTGACGCACGACCTGGTGGTGACCCCGCGCCCGGCGGGCGGCTGCGTGGTATCGGCGACGCTCCGGCTACGTCACCGATAA
- the hflX gene encoding GTPase HflX, translated as MLSRQGTALSEGTTRWGEHDGDQTDLADRQALRRVSGLSTELEDVTEVEYRQLRLEKVVLAAVWTTGTATDAENSIRELAALAETAGSQILDGVMQRRTSPDPGTYLGQGKAEELRVIVEETGADTVVCDGELSPSQRRGLEDKVKVKVIDRTALILDIFAQHAKSKEGKAQVELAQYEYLLPRLRGWGESMSRQAGGQVGAGNGMGSRGPGETKIELDRRRIRTKMAKLRREITAMKTSRVTMRDSRRRNAVPAVAIAGYTNAGKSSLLNRLTGAGVLVENALFATLDPTIRRAMTPDGREFTLADTVGFVRSLPTQLIEAFRSTLEEVSDSDLLLHVVDGSHPDPEGQISAVRAVLAELKGDVPKEIVVINKIDAADPEVINRIVLREPRVIAVSARSGEGIDKLLDLIQEELPRPDVEIDVLVPYDRGDLVSKIHERGEVLTSEHVEQGTRINARVNAGLAHLLASYRVGTPVA; from the coding sequence ATCCTGTCCCGTCAGGGGACGGCGCTCTCCGAAGGAACCACCCGCTGGGGCGAGCATGACGGGGACCAGACCGATCTGGCCGATCGCCAGGCCCTGCGGCGAGTCTCCGGGCTGTCGACCGAACTCGAGGATGTCACCGAGGTCGAGTACCGGCAGCTGCGACTGGAGAAGGTCGTGCTCGCCGCGGTCTGGACCACCGGGACCGCCACCGACGCGGAGAACTCCATCCGCGAGCTCGCCGCGCTGGCCGAGACGGCCGGCTCGCAGATCCTCGACGGCGTCATGCAGCGCCGCACCTCTCCCGACCCGGGCACCTACCTGGGGCAGGGCAAGGCCGAGGAGCTGCGCGTCATCGTCGAGGAGACCGGGGCCGACACCGTCGTGTGCGACGGGGAGCTCTCGCCCTCGCAGCGACGTGGCCTGGAGGACAAGGTCAAGGTCAAGGTCATCGACCGCACCGCGCTCATCCTCGACATCTTCGCCCAGCACGCCAAGTCCAAGGAGGGCAAGGCCCAGGTCGAGCTGGCCCAGTACGAGTACCTGCTGCCGCGTCTGCGCGGTTGGGGTGAGTCGATGTCCCGCCAGGCCGGTGGCCAGGTGGGTGCCGGTAACGGTATGGGTTCGCGTGGTCCCGGTGAGACGAAGATCGAGCTGGACCGGCGGCGCATCCGCACCAAGATGGCGAAGCTGCGCCGGGAGATCACGGCGATGAAGACGTCGCGGGTGACGATGCGCGACTCCCGTCGCCGTAACGCCGTGCCCGCCGTCGCCATTGCCGGGTACACCAACGCCGGCAAGTCCAGCCTGCTCAACCGGCTCACCGGTGCGGGGGTACTGGTGGAGAACGCGCTGTTCGCCACGCTGGACCCGACGATCCGCCGGGCGATGACCCCGGACGGTCGCGAGTTCACGCTGGCCGACACGGTCGGGTTCGTCCGCAGCCTTCCCACCCAGCTGATCGAGGCCTTCCGCTCCACGCTGGAGGAGGTCAGCGACTCCGATCTGCTCCTGCACGTGGTCGACGGGAGCCACCCCGATCCGGAGGGCCAGATCAGTGCCGTCCGGGCGGTGCTCGCCGAGCTCAAGGGCGATGTGCCCAAGGAGATCGTCGTCATCAACAAGATCGATGCCGCCGATCCCGAGGTGATCAACCGCATCGTTCTGCGGGAGCCGCGGGTCATCGCGGTGTCCGCGCGCAGCGGTGAGGGCATCGACAAGCTGCTCGACCTGATCCAGGAAGAGCTGCCGCGCCCGGACGTCGAGATCGACGTCCTCGTGCCCTATGACCGGGGCGACCTGGTCAGCAAGATCCACGAGCGGGGCGAGGTGCTCACCTCCGAGCATGTCGAGCAGGGCACCCGGATCAACGCCCGGGTGAACGCCGGACTGGCCCACCTGCTCGCCTCGTACCGCGTGGGAACGCCTGTCGCCTAG